atcacttacttgagagaggaatAAGTGGCTGGAAGTTTCAATCTCCCATGGCCATTTCTTGGAGGAAAAATTGGTGGAAGAAGGAAGAGTAGCAAAAAAAGATGAcaacattttctctttattttattttattagtcaAATACATCACCTAATGCCAACAACCCTTGATTTTTTTGACTTTCTTTGTCTCAATTGTTGACTATGCCTTAAAAATTGGTCTATTTGCACATTAAATACCCCTACTTGATAATTCAAGGCCATTTAACACTATTTGCTAGCAAATCActactttttccctttatgcgatttaatcatttttcgaaattaagctcttaaacgttaaaattactccaccaaatttttcatgcactattacaATCATgttataacaccaaaataataataaaataatttttttgactccGGAttggtggtcttgaaaccactgttacGACTAAGCccgaaatcgggctgttacaagaagCAATGGTCTAGTGACAGATGGTAGGATTATGAGGCACAATGGTTTTTtaagaatttgtaatttttttaactttCCCTAATTAATGCATTAGTCAAATTTGTGTAAAAAAAACTCAGGAaggaggaaaagagaggagagaGAATCACATATTAGAAAATTGTGGCTGTTGAAGCATGGAAGACGGCGTAATATGATTGGAAACTTAAAAATGTTTTTGTAGATCTATAGTGTTATGAGTGAATTTAGAGAAAACTAATAATAGAATCGAAAAGAGTTGATATAATACTAATCTAGAATTTTGATTAAGAAAGGATGACCGTCGATGGCTGCCCGCGATGGTTGGTGCAGTGGTGAACGGTGGTTTCTAAAAAACATGACTAAGGTTCTTCTATAATAAAATGAGGAAGAGAGGGGGAGACTTAAGAGAAAGGAGACGTAAAATAAATTTCTAACTTatacaaattaaataaattataatttatatatttaaatatttaaatattttgtagatatgttttattttaaaaataaatcataataagtaaaaaaataaattaatattaataaaatgttattttaattacttgtttacataaaatatcttaaatatcttaaactaatattttatttaataaatttaatttgtaaataaattaatatttgtaATAAAGTTAAAATAGTCTTTTTCAAATCTATTCCGTTTCATTATTCTAATCAATCATATAATAGAATACTATTACAAGTTTATTTCATTCAATCAACCAAACAACATAATATTCATTACGTCTATTTCATTCTTATCGCATAGTTATTCCATTCTTACCATAGAGGTATTCCATTCCTACTCTATTCTATTCCAACCAACCAATCGCGACCTAAATGCTTTACTTGTGTTCCTTTTCGGAAGTCTCTTGATGACCTATGTGGTTTCAAGCAATCTGTATGCACTGAGATCATTTCTCTTCACACTTTTTTGGGCTGTTAGTATTCTCAATTGCATCAACAGAAATAGAACCTCATTCCATCTGCATGTCTTCTGCAGGATCAAGCAACTCATCAAGGTTGGTGGGAAGAGCAGCAGGATCCAACTCAATTGATCCCACAGGAACATCTTCTCTTTCATTGCCACTCATCCTGAATGATGGAACTTGATGCGAAAACCTATACAGCTCCTGTGATGACACATAAAAAGAGATAACCCCATATCGTGCAGTTTGTCGGAAAATACTGATAAACCCTTTCACTTTGCCCAAATGAGCGACCTTAACGCCGATTACGTCGTCAAAATCAGTGACTACCTCCACAATATCATACTCGTATGAGCGTTTACGGTTTTCTGGATTTGAAGCCCATTTAATATCCCAGTCTTTGAAGAGAGCCCAAGTTTCCCCTTTTTTAGGATACACGAAGAACCATTTACTGAATTTTTTTATGGGATCAATCCGATGAGAGAACACTAGACGATCTACACATGTCTCTGTGAACCCATGGCTGTAATAACCACAAGAAACAGGCAGACCCAAATCAACCCAATTTTGCTCATTTTCCTCGTCTGGATCAGCCTCTAGCCATGTAATTCGTAGGTTGAAGCCAGAATTGAACACCTTCTTTATCCGGGCATAAAATCTTGGCATGCCATCCAGTGGATCATACAGAGCCCATACTTGATTAACAGCAAAACCACTCTCTGCCCTCTGGCTCTCAAAATCACTGAACTGTGGATCAGGATATTCAATCACCTCAGGAGAGGGGTTCTCTGCACCTGATTCTGAACCACTATTAGCCGCGGACACTTTATGAGTCTTCTTGACAGTTTCCTCTTCCTTCCCTCTAGACTCTCCAACTTTGACCGTACGACCAACTGAACTATCCTTTTTAGTTCCATGATCACCCACCTTTTCCTCCTTGGTTTTTGGTGCTGCAGCTACCTTGAATCTCTTACAAGGAGAGCTTACACAAGCATCATCATCAATCAACAACTTTTCGtcataaatatgatattttttccTTGAAGATCTCCTAGGAGAATGACCCGCATTTGCTTTTGAACTCAGTCCACTATTATTTCCCCAATCTTCCTGACCAAGAGTATCTTCAGTTTCAGTTTCACTACCAATCTCCCAACTTCCATCAGATTCCTCTACTGACTGCCCCCATCTATTCTTGTTCGCATTTCTTGAAGTTCCTGGCTCTTTGGGCATCGCTGCATTAGGCATAGGCATCTCAACACATCTAACAGAAATAATGTGACGAAAACTGAAAATAAGGGAGATTCATTTATAAACAAACAAAAGGTATACGAAAATTGATAGCAACATAATTTGTCAGAACCAAGTGTTGGTATTACGAATAATCATCAAGGACATAAGACCGACATAGATGACTCATATGAAAGTCTGGAAGTCAACATGTGCTCTTGTAGCGCTAGAAGCCAAGACGAAGAAGTGGATGAAATTAAGGGCTTAATAAACAATAGCCAACAAATGTCATATCATAGTGAACAGATTGTAATTTATCAGCATAAACAACAGCTACTAATAGCAATAAACAAAATTATTTGCATTATAAAGAATGACAAGGACTACGTAGGAACCAATACAAAGAAATGGAGTGTCCAGCTATCATTGTAAAGCTTACCTTGTTTTGACCTTTTCAGATGCTTAGAAGCCATTTTCTTAGAGGAAACAGTGGTTGTGGCACCAACAGGGGCAGCTCCAGAAATTTCTGTAGCTATGAACGCTCGTGGTCGCTTAACACCACCATCTTGCTGTGATGGGGTCTCAGTCACGGGAGCAGTGCAAAGGGCAGGGTTAGCTTCTGGGGAGGTAAGACTTCTGCTTGCATTTTCTTTTTCAAGAAAGGCAATTAAATTCTTAAGGCTCTTAACCTTATGGGGTAGGTACTCGTATTCAAGCTTATGATCTTCAATGCATTGGACAACAGCTCTGGCATCAGCTATTCTTTTGGTGTTTGCCTCATCCTGTTGATTAGATGGCTAAATGTTAAATGACTTAGAAGGCATTtaaagaaaaagagaggaaggTAGAGACAAACCCGTGCTTCAGGGGTTTTTTTCCCCTTCCTAAAAATTCTTTTAGCTTCAATCTTAGAATGATTGATGAAATCTTTCAACACAGGTACCGGTGGGAACTCATTAACCTGTTCAAAAGCATAAATAAATCTAATTGCCTCCATATGCTGCTTCTTTTCGACAAGCGTTCTTATGAAACCTGACAAATAAGCCATCCAAGTTGCAACTCCTATCAGACCTCCCCatataaaacaaacaaacaatacaACTACAACTAAAGTTCATTTTAGGATGAAGGCCTCATGTTTATTGAGAATGAACCAAAAAAACTTATCATTAAGTTTCATTTCTCTTGTTCTGATTTCAAGAACAAAATCAGCAATGCACCACCTTGACAAAATTCGTTACTACTTGAAAGGAGGTAGAGCAATTGTATGTTAACCATAAAATAAAGCATGTAAATAAGAAAAGGTAAACGGTTTTATAGACTTTACCAGTGATCTTATCTCCCAAACCAAGAACCTTGAACAATTCAGGAGTTTGAATATGTTGAGCAACAAATACCAAAAAGTTAACAAGCTCATCAGCATCAAAAGCATCTCCCAATTGGAAAGAGGCTAAAAGccacagaaaacccaaaacctcCAATTCATGGCCAGATTCAACTTTCATTTTTGTTATCCAATCAAATGCAAGCTTCACAGCTTCTTTTCTAACGTTAGGCTTAATTTCAGGTGAAAGTTTCATCAATTGCTCTAACAAGAGAATGCAACTTCTTCTAGCAACATCCCCTTCAAAATCTATGTCTCCCTTACTCAAAGTGTGGAGGGTAAAACCCTTCCATTGCATCCAAGACAAGCTTTGCAGGGTCTCCTGAAAGTTTAAGAGCCATAGCAACTTCATTACCTATCAAACCATGCTCTTTCCAGCGCCCATTTAGGAACATCTGCAAATCCTTTCCATCCATACTAACGCAAAACCGAAGATGTGCAGGTGAAGAATGATCTACGGAACATTTAGCCAACAAACTACCTGCTGCTTCATTTACTTTCACTTGAGGATGCAGGGCGGAAGCAAGACTATTCCTTTCAAGTTCTTTAGACCATTCTGCAAGTTTCTTCTCCCTTGCTTCAAGATCTTTGAATCGCTCCTCACGCTTTTTAACATTGAACTCAAGATCACGGGACTGTTGTTCATGCTTTCTCTTATGTTCTGCAGATATTTCTTCAATCTCCTTCTCTCTTAGTTCAACTTTTCTCAAACATTCATCATAGTGCTTCTCTTTTGCTTCAATTTCCTGATGTCGCAGCTCAAGACATGTTTCTTTTAACTCAAATTCTTTTAAACACTGCTCAAAATGCTTCTCTTTCGAACGAAGCTGTTGCTCTTTGTCCTTAATCTGTTCAAACTGATCATTAACCAACTTCTCCTTAAGCTTCAGCTCCATGAACCTCTGGTCATGCTGCTTAACTTTATATTCAAGATCTTCgaattgtaatttatattttctCGCCAGTTCCCCGGATGATTCTTCTTTTTGCTtctctttcaattttatttttctcaagcaCTCTTCATTATGTTTCTGTTTTGCTTCAAGATCTTGAGAACCCTTTTCAAGAGAAGTCTCCTTCTTTGCAAAATCTCTAGAACGCTGCTCAAAATGATTCATTTTCAATCTAAATTGCTCTTCTTTCTCCTTAAGCTCCTGAAACCgagtttttaatgaattttccatTAACTTAGCCTCTCTGAATGTCTCCTCACATTGCTCAGACTTGAATTTTAGATCTTTAAGATCTTTCTGAAGACAATTCTGTGAAAACTCAAGTCCCTACGTCGCTGCCTGAGATCCCTCTCTCTCAGCCCAAATTCCTCTTCTTTCCTTTCAATAACTCCCAACTGCTTTTGCACCCACTTCTCTGTCACTCCAAGCCTCTTATATAACTGCTCGTATTGTTTTATATTAACTTCAAGATCTCTACGACGTTCCTTGAAAGCCCTTTCTTCCATCTCAAACTGCACACAATGCTCCCCAAATCTCTTCTTTTTCAACCCAAATTGCTTTTCTTTCAACTCATACTCACTCATGCACTTCTCCAAATATTTCTCTTTCACCCCAACTTCCCGCAACTTATCTTTTACTGATTTCTCCATcaatttaacttctttacaatgtTTTACACTAAATTCGAGATCTTTACGACGCCGTTCAAGTTCTTTCTTCTCTAACTCGAACTCTCTACAACGCTTCTCAAAAGCCTTCTCCTTCGACACAAACTCCTCCTCTTTCAGTTTAAGCTCTTCAAGTTGCTTTTGCTTTAACTCAACTTCTCTTAACCTTTCTTCGTAAAACTTGTTTCCCAACTCCAAATCCCTAAATTGCCTCCCTAATTCCTCCTCTTTAACCTTAAGCGTTTCAAACTGGTCTTTAACCAATTTCTCTTTCCTTTCAATCTCCTTTTCGAACCTGTTAGCACGTTCGTTCATCTCATGTTCTTTTGAAATCACTTCCTTGCGTCGTTCTTCGACAGAGCTCTGAGCGGAATCCAAAACTTTCTCCACATCTTTCCATTGAAGATTAAGTAAAAGAACGGAAGAAGCCTGGTCTTGAATCTCGTCAATAGTTCGTCGCAGATTGGATTTGTTCAACTCAATGCGTTCTGAATCAGTTAACTTCTCCATCAAGCAACTCAAACCAAACACTTAAAACTTCAGAACTCAATACATACAGGAACCAAACGACCTAAACTcacaaaaataaaaccaaaatcagAAAAGAAAAACTGCGAATCTGGGGACAGACAGAGACGAGAGGAATTTAGAGGAAACAGTGAAAATAATTAGGGAAAACTCGAAACTTGAGGATCAACAATCAGTTTCCCAAAAGACAACGTTTATAGTAATCATTTAAAGTAGCAATACAAAAGGCGTACAATGGGCTGGGTTTTACGCCATTTATGCCCCAAATATCTAAAACGATTTTGCaaataaatcaattttatttttctaaaagatTATATTCCaactaatatatatttatttttatatatttcttaaagatttttatctcgaatttttatgtaatttaaatattatattcatattttttgtgaaaaatatattaatattgttaaaattGGGAAACAATTAATcttaaatttcaatatttaatCTTGTTAAATTATATTGTTATAGTTTGAATTGTTATAAATATCTTGTTGTCAATACAATAAGAATTCTCATGTATAACAATATAATAAAGATTCTTATATATTGTTAGAATTCCATTaggattaaaattttatattataaaaatatcatGTGATGGTATGATGATTGAAAGTGTTTATCtcgataaaattatatttttattatcataaaaatatataatttaatttcgtcTCTCAACAAATTTTCTTGTAAATATTGATGTTGAAAAAGCATTGTAAGtatgttattaaaataaatacatcCCTCCCTTTCTATTCTCAAAATATATTTTCGAGGTCTATTGTAGTTTTTCAGAATTACGTTGTTCCATGATATTGGAGCTGACTATGTAATTTTTGTTAATCGTGTCCGTGCCTTGGCTCTACGTGCAGGTAATGCTTTTCACCCTCTTCATTATACCTTACAATTAGTTTAAAAGAAAATAGTTTATAcaattttaattctatttaacTGTGAGAGTTGCAGTGTGTTAGTACGATTTTATAAACAACAGCTTCTTGTTTAATTTGTTTTACTgttgcaattaagtcatttaatTTCTAAACTATAttctttaaatatattttttctcACCTAAAGTATACTTAAAATTTTTGTACCTAAAATATGTCTCTATTATATTCTTTAGTTTAGTTTTTAAGGAGGTTAAAAAATTCCTATAACCAATTAAAAGTGTCACATGATGttttatgtaaaataaataaatattttttattaaatgtcctacacatttaaaaatatataaatttataaaaaatttagaatatatataatctagaaaaaaacatataatttataaaaaaattataatttttaaaaatatgataattaaaaatattgaaattaataatattattaaaaacgtaaaaaattataaaaattgtaaaagaaaattaaaaaagtttaaaataattttttataaaattctaaaaaggtatttaaatttcaacttttcttttttttttgcaattacttgaaatttaaattttttaaaaatttatatattattttgaattttaaaatttataatgatatattttacaattttatatataaatatattttaaaattttttaaaaaatgtatatattatgtatgatttttttttttacattttaatcaatACAATATGtatatactaaaaataaaaataaaaagataagtgCCATGTTCTACTAGTATCACGTGGCTGGCCAATAGTTGTTCAAAGTAAAgtgttttttaatatttaaatatttaataatataattttttatttttaaatttaaaattaaattttatttcaaataaatcTAATTGTCACATTAAGTTTTTTCATTGGCCAAAACATGTCACGTGACACTTTTTCATTGATCAAAGTTTCTAATAGATTTttttaacctttgttataaaatTAACCAAAAATAAAGGAAATTGATACTTTAAGTGTCAAATGGGTTTGAAAAACGTAAAAGGAAATATGTTTTAGGGAAAACcatagttttaattttttttccaaaacaataacttGGTTTTGTTAAATAAAGTAATATACACTTAATCAAAATCGTACCTTCGTCTAAAATGAACGCTTCGACCAAGTAGTCTTTACCCCTATCATCATGCTCACGTCTACTAAGTGTGGCTAGCTTCGAATCtggaaatttttcacaaaattactagTGTGACAATTtcataatttctctaaatttATGAGTCAAtttgtaaatcagaaaaatatctctagaaattttctaaaataatttcttcaaaaaaatttctctctacaactttcttttTAATTCAAGTGTGTGAAAAATAATGATCTATGGCcctccttgtaacaccccgtacccgagaccgttgccggagtcgaacacgaggtatttacggacttatttcattgtaaaacacagttcatttaaaatttccagacgagctggctaactgcgtcactgtcaccttaaaaatcatatctcgagttccaaaactcgaaaaccagttccgtaaattttttctgaaactaaacccataattccatctacaaatttttttctataatttttggtcgagccaattagtacagtttattagttaaagtctcccctgttttagggttcgactgctctgaccttcatgcattacgacttatatatcttcctgtacagggattcattacttatgccgtttgtttctaacgaaactagactcaaaaaggaatctatacatatatggtatgacttctaattatctctggttaatttatagtgaatttacaaagttagatcaagggatccagaaattgctcttgccctgttccacgaaaacttaaatatctcctaaactacaactcatatgatcgtttcgtttcttccatatgaaagtagattcatcaaggttcgattaaataatttattcactatttaattccattcctactatttttagtgacttttcaaatttacatcactactgctgtcagcatctgcctttaaggtagactttacctatttcatagtttccatgattcaactagccctttagcatatatagcacaaaatatgatcatgattaaccattccaatggccaatcattgccaagcatatccacacctctcattaaccatatacatacaaaatgattataacactatgctcaaaatatataagccattttcgcatggctatccaaatatatacaacaccaaggtacttgactaacaacaaaagggtagtcctatacatgccatttttagagttcaaccaaaagtgtaccaaatgggctttgatagtgtggaagacttcgacttcgacaatcccgagtccgatagctgacgaaccaaaatctataaaacagataatcaaagaaacggagtaagcatttaatgcttagtaagttttgagcaatgaaattaggcacaattgaagtatagcgttcatatgactaaacagataatttcatatacacacattctcaaaatcatacctacttcacattaccaacccttatactcatacaagagatcaacttaacaaaaagccggaagctcattaatcgactgagcgaatactatttaaaaggaatcaactaatccaatgcatatacgaaacatacctcatcattgggattttacgagcatattaattgaaattattacagcaagatcgctcattcccaaaccaagtaccttcggctTTAACGGATATAgccactcgctcaaatgccttcgggacttagcccggatatagtagttcgcacaaatgccttcgggacttagcccggatatagtacttcgcacaaatgccttcgggacttagcccggatatagtaactcgcacaaatgccttcgggacttagcccggaattagtaactcgcacaaatgccttcgggacttagcccggaattagtcactagcacaaatgccttcgggacttagcccggttatcatccgaatattcatgcacatatcagtaaatcatgacacatctttatttcattttcataactagaattcaaacacaagtcaatttttaagcattcccattttcggctcaatagccacatacaaacagcatgatttggtttgctttatgacatgatctctatgcacatacggctacccatcatacgtatagactaattaactcaacatataattcaagtagaatcattatatcaccatatatttgttatgattatacgtcatgacttaatcaaatagtaaactaagtttcattactcgaaaacttacctcggatgttgtcgaacgatttaaatgactattcgatcacttttccttccctttatcggatttagttccctttgctcttgagcttaatttaacaaataaattaatttaatcatttgaacatcaaaagagaaactcaaggtacttaacccatatatacattagacattagagtcacatatatatgaaatcatgattcaactcaacatattagcccacactctcttttagccgattatctaagccaagataaaagcatcaatatgcttgcctctaaccgaatacatgcaacatcaatctacctcatgtggcgaatatgcatgtctatgttgaggccgattctatacttaatacattctctgaatatggttacttgtattgactaaataccattttgtttcaagttcaaaactcggctaatacccatatatacactagcaatcaaatattgacatttgtacttcaccttaatagctagcttagcaaaccttaatttaacatataattgttcataacacaattaaagcatcctctccattccatcaattcaaaacacatacattaacctaatatcaattaactaagcactttaacaatttttttctttaactacacacattcggcaatgacaaagacaatttaacaaaccttaaattcaacttataacaacatatactcaatattcaaagcatttaacatcacttcatcatgcttttacatcatggcgaatgctccttttaacccatttaccctcacaaagcatgaatttcatcatccaacttacaagcttacaatcccatgaattttaacctcataatatctatccaactctcactcattagcttctatcatcaatctccaacaacactaaataaaaatatacttcgtgggtctaaggtagaaccaagaaaggaactcataaagatcaagatgtaagcaactaccattgttcatctagatttagcatgtaacaacaaccatcacccttattaatctccatagccgaaaaccttactcattccacactcaaaatttcaacatgggttacaaaaataacttgatatctcactccatatcaactaaaatttcaagaactagtataaactttcttaccttaatattgacctaggataatcgaatgcttcactcccttcttccttttttcatttcggccaagaaaaactgatttcttcttttctttcttcctcaagtcacggcaatgggggggagaaacatggatgagacaactttgttttcatcacccctcccttttcattactttattactaaccttttattttattctttctcccataaaacactaacaccaaatgtttataataggctttaacttatagcatggccggccaccatcttgttctttggttaatttgacatgcaagtacaattattttgcaacatgcataaataggccactttacatttgcctagcacatttctaaattttcccacataagtcctatttaataaaactcacttacaattaacaaaattccaatatgaaatttttatacatgcatacatacatataataagcatcaactatgacggttaattatttttatgactcggtttagtggtcccgaaaccactttccgactagggtcactttagggctgtcacaactctcccccacttaagaaattttcgtccccgaaaatcttactggtaaataggtttgggtatcgttctttcatagagttctcggtctcccaagtagcttcttccatcccgtgtttgagccataacacttttactaaaggaacctttttgtttcgtaactctttcacttcacgagccaggatacgaatcggttcttcttcataactcatatcaggttgaatttctacctctgatggattaattatgtgcgatggatcagatctataacgtcgaagcatcaaaacatgaaagacgtcgtgaatcttttcaagttcagggggcaaaatcaatctatacgcaactggaccgactcgttcagatatttcatatggcccgatgaacctcggactcaatttgcccttacgcccaaatctgagtatctttttccaaggtgaaactttaagaaacactttatctcccacctgatactcaatgtcctttcatttcaaatccagcgtcgacttgacgatcgatcttgccttcggactttcacgaattatttttactttcgctcggcatctttaatcaaatcaactccaaaattttactttcaccgagctcggtccaaaacaatggtgtacggcatttacgaccgtacaaagcctcgtaaggtgctatcttaatacttgattgaaaactattgttgtgcgaattcaatcaaaggtaaatcatgttcccatgaaccactaaactcaaggatgcaacatcttaacatatcctcgagtatctgaattatctgcttcggattgaccatcggtttggggatgaaaagcggtgctaaaatgcaacttggtacccaaagcttcttgcaatttcttccaaaatcgcgaggtgaatctcggatctctatccgacacaatagaaatgggtaccccgtgtaatctcacaatcgagaaacatacaattcagctagtttatctagtgAATAATCCGTCGtctgggaataaaatgagccgacttagtcggtctatcaacaacaacccaaatcgcatctttcttacttgtcgacaatggcaaccggacacaaaatccatcgtgactcgatcccatttccattcaggtatcatgatcggctggagtaaacccgtaggcacttgatgttctgctttcacttgttggcatattaaacacttgaaacaaaatcgaaatgtcttgTCTCATACCATGCTACCAAAGcggcgtctcggatcgttgtacattttcgtgctccccgggtgaattgacattcggctactatgagcttcgttcagaatcatcgaaataagttctgaatttcttggaacacacaaacgacttctgaacctcaaacaatcgtcgtcatcaatttgaaactttgactccctatccgaaacacattcagcccattttgcaaccaattcatcatcgactttctgagcttcacgaatttgatgaatcaacaatggtctagcctttaattttgccactaacacattgtcggatagaacagacaagtgtacattcattgctcgtaaagcaaacagtgatttacaactcaaagcatccgcaaccacattagcctttcccgagtgatagtcaatgacaagctcataatcttttaacaactcaagccaacgtcttt
This is a stretch of genomic DNA from Gossypium arboreum isolate Shixiya-1 chromosome 11, ASM2569848v2, whole genome shotgun sequence. It encodes these proteins:
- the LOC128284222 gene encoding uncharacterized protein LOC128284222, which produces MASKHLKRSKQAMPKEPGTSRNANKNRWGQSVEESDGSWEIGSETETEDTLGQEDWGNNSGLSSKANAGHSPRRSSRKKYHIYDEKLLIDDDACVSSPCKRFKVAAAPKTKEEKVGDHGTKKDSSVGRTVKVGESRGKEEETVKKTHKVSAANSGSESGAENPSPEVIEYPDPQFSDFESQRAESGFAVNQVWALYDPLDGMPRFYARIKKVFNSGFNLRITWLEADPDEENEQNWVDLGLPVSCGYYSHGFTETCVDRLVFSHRIDPIKKFSKWFFVYPKKGETWALFKDWDIKWASNPENRKRSYEYDIVEVVTDFDDVIGVKVAHLGKVKGFISIFRQTARYGVISFYVSSQELYRFSHQVPSFRMSGNEREDVPVGSIELDPAALPTNLDELLDPAEDMQME
- the LOC128283929 gene encoding LOW QUALITY PROTEIN: uncharacterized protein LOC128283929 (The sequence of the model RefSeq protein was modified relative to this genomic sequence to represent the inferred CDS: deleted 1 base in 1 codon), which translates into the protein MEKLTDSERIELNKSNLRRTIDEIQDQASSVLLLNLQWKDVEKVLDSAQSSVEERRKEVISKEHEMNERANRFEKEIERKEKLVKDQFETLKVKEEELGRQFRDLELGNKFYEERLREVELKQKQLEELKLKEEEFVSKEKAFEKRCREFELEKKELERRRKDLEFSVKHCKEVKLMEKSVKDKLREVGVKEKYLEKCMSEYELKEKQFGLKKKRFGEHCVQFEMEERAFKERRRDLEVNIKQYEQLYKRLGVTEKWVQKQLGVIERKEEEFGLRERDLRQRRRDLSFHRIELKEKEEQFRLKMNHFEQRSRDFAKKETSLEKGSQDLEAKQKHNEECLRKIKLKEKQKEESSGELARKYKLQFEDLEYKVKQHDQRFMELKLKEKLVNDQFEQIKDKEQQLRSKEKHFEQCLKEFELKETCLELRHQEIEAKEKHYDECLRKVELREKEIEEISAEHKRKHEQQSRDLEFNVKKREERFKDLEAREKKLAEWSKELERNSLASALHPQVKVNEAAGSLLAKCSVDHSSPAHLRFCVSMDGKDLQMFLNGRWKEHGLIGNEVAMALKLSGDPAKLVLDAMEGFYPPHLSKGDIDFEGDVARRSCILLLEQLMKLSPEIKPNVRKEAVKLAFDWITKMKVESGHELEVLGFLWLLASFQLGDAFDADELVNFLVFVAQHIQTPELFKVLGLGDKITGVATWMAYLSGFIRTLVEKKQHMEAIRFIYAFEQVNEFPPVPVLKDFINHSKIEAKRIFRKGKKTPEARVCLYLPLFFFKCLLSHLTFSHLINRMRQTPKE